In a single window of the Elaeis guineensis isolate ETL-2024a chromosome 4, EG11, whole genome shotgun sequence genome:
- the LOC140857259 gene encoding uncharacterized protein encodes MVDGSSSTLNTAHDPASPYFISPSENPGNALVTSLLKGPNYPAWRRAIITALRAKRKIRFVDGTLARPIDGSRDHFLWDTCNSMMMQGNDMTITAYYAHLRGLWEKLTAYPKVLTCSCGATREIQVEKEEERLHQFLFGLKDSYDTLRDQLLSMEPLPTVNKAYALLIRSEKQKEVAAVRISQPEAAALAVKPMIERANKEIGSKERNKKYFRCDHCKKTGHTRDRCFELIGYPPGWQSKDRVKGRGNGAETGS; translated from the exons ATGGTGGATGGTTCGTCATCGACCTTAAATACTGCGCATGATCCGGCATCTCCCTATTTCATCTCACCTTCAGAGAATCCTGGGAATGCCCTTGTGACATCTCTACTCAAGGGACCGAACTATCCTGCATGGCGAAGGGCCATTATCACTGCTCTTCGAGCCAAACGAAAAATTCGGTTCGTTGATGGGACACTTGCACGACCTATAGATGGATCGCGGGATCATTTTCTCTGGGATACGTgcaattcaatgatgat GCAAGGCAATGATATGACTATTACCGCTTATTATGCCCATCTTCGTGGTTTGTGGGAGAAACTTACGGCTTATCCCAAGGTGCTGACTTGTTCGTGTGGAGCCACTAGAGAGATCCaagttgagaaagaagaagagagactaCATCAGTTTCTTTTTGGTCTCAAGGACTCCTACGACACGTTGCGAGATCAGCTGCTGTCCATGGAGCCATTAccaacagttaataaggcatatgcCTTATTGATTCGAAGTGAAAAGCAGAAGGAAGTCGCCGCTGTTCGAATTTCTCAACCTGAAGCCGCGGCTCTCGCTGTTAAGCCCATGATAGAAAGGGCGAATAAAGAGATCGGCTCcaaggaaagaaataaaaaatattttcgatgCGACCACTGCAAGAAGACAGGACATACCCGTGATAGATGCTTCGAGCTAATCGGGTATCCACCTGGATGGCAATCCAAAGATCGAGTTAAGGGTAGAGGCAATGGAGCCGAGACCGGTAGTTAG